GGAGAAACAAAATGAAGCTGAGGACAGCCGCGCTTCTGCTGGCGATTTCATTTTGCTCTTCGATCATGGCGGCGCAGCAGAAAGAACAAGGGACCGTTATTGCTGAAGTGGAGATGAATGTCTCGCCGGATTTGAACTCGCAAAAGCTGGCGAAAGCCACGCGAGGCAGAGACGTTCCGCTGGTGATGGAGCGGACAAAGATCGGCGAGCAAACGTGGGCGCACGTTTTGATTGTGGTGGACGTCGATCGCGATCGCGAAACCACACGCCAGATCACAGGCTGGGTGCCAAGCAACGTCGTGATCAGCACGGACACGCCCAACGGCGACCAGATTATTTTTGGCGAAGCCGTGGACTCAGAGAACCAGGCCGAAATGCGCGGCGGACGCAGACACGCGGCGGAAGACGCGATGCGGCTTTACTATCGCGTCTACGATTACTGGCCCAACTCACCGCTTGCGGGTGAGGCGCTGTGGCGCGCAGCCGACATCCGCTGGCAACTGGAAAAAGCCGATGTGCGCCTGCGGCCTTCATCGCGCGAAATGAGTCCTGACCTGCGCACGCCCATCGACGACCAGAACATGAAGCTGGTGATGAAGAAGTATCCGCACACAAAGTGGTCCGATCTCGCCGCGTACAACATGATCGACAACAAGCTATGCGGCTCATGGAAGGGCGAGACGCGCTGTCCGGAAAAAGAATCCGAGCTATATGAGAAGTATGCGCGCGAGCATCCGCAATCCCCCAAAGCGGCGGAAGCGCTCTTTAACGCTACGTGGCGACAGGCCGCTCTGGTGCAGATGTATGGCGCGCAGCACGATAAAGAACGCGAAAAAGCGCGCAAAAAAGCCATGGACCTGGCGCAGGAAGTCGCGGCCCGAGCCTCGGCAGGCGATCCCAAGCTCATGGACTGGAAGACGCGCGCCACGGAGCTGATCTACGCGCTGCAGCAAGGTATTCCCACCTACACCCCAGAACCTGATCGCAAATAACCTGGAGGAGTTTTGCACGACTATCTGCTCTCATTATTCTTAGGCATTGTTGAAGGTCTAACAGAGTTCTTGCCGGTCAGCTCTACGGCGCACCTGCGCATTACAGAAGCGCTGCTGCACATCCATCTCGACGATCCGTTCTGGAAGATGTATTCCATCGTGATCCAGTTGGGCGCAATCCTCTGCCTGCCGATATATTTTCGCGCGCGCATTGCCCGCTTTCTGTCTACGTTCCCACGCGGTGAGCGCCAGGACCGCACCGCTCTCACGCATCCGCTCTCACTGGTGATGATCGCGTTTATCTGCACCGCGGTACCGTCATTGCTGCTGACCAAACTGATTGGCAAGCACCTTGAAAGCCTGACCGTAATGGGCGTCTCACTGCTCGTGGGCGGCGTCATCATGTGGATCGTCGACGCTTATTTCGGCTCGCCGCGCACCGTGGGCCGGCACATGACGGAACGCACGGAAGACGTTTCACTCGTCCAGGCCATCTGGATCGGCATCTGCCAGGTGGCGTCGGCGGTTTTTCCGGGCACCTCGCGCTCCATGTCCACCATCGCCGCCGGACAGGTGGCCGGCATGTCCCGCACCGCCGCTCTGGAGTTTTCTTTCTTTCTTTCGATGCCCACCATGATCGCCGCCACCGGGTATGACCTGCTCAAGACCTTCCATCCCAAACACGGCGCAGAAGCTCTGGGCCGCATGCCCGCCGACGGCCATGAGTGGACCGTGCTCGTCATCGGCTTCGTGGTGTCGTTCATCGTGGCGCTGGCTGTGGTGGCATGGTTCATGAACTGGGTCCGCCAGCGGGGATTCACGCCGTTCGCCATCTACCGGATCGTCGTCGGCATCGCGGTGCTGGTCTGGGTGATGCGGGGGTAACCAGTTTCGACTTTCCGATTCGTGGGGGCCCTTCGCTTCTCCGCGCCTTCTTGGTGCGATTCCCTGCCAGGGAAAGAAAAAAGCCGGGCTGGTTTGCCCGGCTTTTTCAGCGTTCATGATGCGGTTACATCACTAATGCCAAACTCTCAAGTTCCTTGTGCAATGATTCCACATTGCAATTGGCGCATTCAATTCGGCCTGCCGCATCGAGCGCATTTTCCGGTGAGACACCGTATCCGCGCCCGGCTAAAAACATTTTCAAAAGTTCCGCTGTCTGGAATGAATCAAGTCCGCCTTGCAGGAGTTCATTCCGAAGCGCCGCCACTTCAGCCACCGAGAATTTCTCTCCCATAGGTCACCTCCGACCCTTATACCGTCTTGCTTAATTAGACACTCATTCCGTCCAGTTTGTTGCAGGAATATTTTTTACCCTCAATCATAGGTAACGCGACGAAAGTAATTCGGGCCTGCACCGTATCACAGGCCCGCAAACACAATGGTTCTTGACGTTTCCTAACGTAAGTTTTTCGCGGACTTTACGAACAAAGCCTTAATCCGCCATCTTGCTCAAATGCAGGTCAAACGCCTCTTTGGTCAACAAGGACGTCAATTGAAACGCCTTGAATTTGTCACCGATCAATTCACGCTGCCGATAAAGCCCCGGCTCGCTATCCACCACTTCATGCCGGGCCTGCCAGTTCAGCAGGAACTCCTGTGCTTCTTTGATGCTGCTTTCGCCACGCGCGCCCGGCATTGTTAACGCTTCAGTGGCGTAGGACTCCAGCAGTTTGGGCCAGTATTTCGCCAGCAAAGCGCTGCTGGCAAACATGTCCGCCCAGACAATGTGTCCCTTCACTGCTACTACGACGCCAACCGCATTCTGGTTCCGCAGTTGTTTGATTACACTTTCATACGATTTCCGCATGGGCTCTGTGATCGACTCAACCTGCGCATGAACGGCCTTGTTCTCGCGTGCCTTCGCATAAGAACTGGTGCTGTTGAGTTCAACGATCTCAGCAGAGGAAGCAAGACGAGTGGAATCGTATGTTTGCCCCGGCGCTGGCGTAGCAGAAGGGCTCGCCGAAGATGCAAGCGCCGCCGCCATCGCTGTTCTGCTTCTTCCAACTTCATCCCACACTTTTTGCTGGTCCTGATCGGCCATCGCCTTCATACGTACGCTGGGTTGCAGCATCACGGATGCATGGGTATCGAACTTTGTTGACGTCTCAATCCAGCGCCCGTGTTCGACGCAAAAGACAGACAGGTCCACGGGATCGCTTTCAGCCGGAACGATGCGGTCTTTGCCGACGACGCGGTCCTGCTTGCCGCCGGTGACAACTTCTCCGGCCAGCAATATGAGCGGATGTTTTGAGTTATTCACCAGCACCAGCCGGTTGACCTCAGCGCCCTGGTAAGGCCGCGGCTGATAGGGCGGACGGCGGCGCATCGTGGAATGCAGGTTTCCCACTTCAGTGACTACAACTTCACCGGAGCGCACACCCTCATCCAGGGTAATGAAATCGCTGGTGTCATGCGATTTGGCGGAAACTACAGGAAAAATTGTTAGATCGCCATGAGTAATAGGCGCAAGGATCTTGTAATCGTTTGACGTGGCTGGCAAGCTTCCTGAATCTCCCGCAAAGGCTGCGGAGATAACTGCGAATCCGATGAGAAGAACCGCCAGAATGGGTAGAAAAGAGTGTTTCATATTAACTCCCCTTTACAACCAGGGCCCTAGTTTTCACTCTAAGAATGTAAAATGGCAGTATTCTTGCGGTTAAAATTGATACTATCCGAACCATGAGTTCTGGGCCCAGGCCGGCTGAAGCAAACGCACTCTCTCTACGCATTCTCTTTGAGAAGAGCGGAGGCGAGCGCTATGGCCTGACCCTGCAAGCTTTTGGCGTAGTGCTGGAACAAGTGGCGGTCAAGTACGTGCCGCAGGCATCGGCGCAGCAGAAGCTGGAGTTCTGGCGCGACCTGAAGCTAGAAGAACTAGCTCTGGCCCGCGCATGCGCTGCCGGACACGATGCTGCATGGCAGGCCTTTCTTACGCGCTTCCGCGAAAAGCTCTATGACATTGCCCGCGGCATCACCAAAGAAGACTCCAGCGCGCGCGACTTGGCCGACTCCCTCTACGCCGATCTCTATGGCACGTCTGAGAAGGAAGGCCGTCGCGTTTCCCGGCTGAATTTTTATATGGGCCGCGGCTCGCTGGAAGGCTGGTTGCGGACTGTGCTGGCCCAGGAATTTGTCAATCGGTACCGCAAGACCAAGCGCCTGGTAAGCCTTGAAGAACAGGCGGAAGAAGGGGTACAGTTCTCCGCGTCGCCCTCCAGCGTCCCCGTAAGCCCCTTGGATAGCCGCCTGGGGGCTGCCCTAGACGAGGCGCTGGGACTACTGAGCGGCGAAGACAGGCTGGTTTTGGCATCGTATTACCTGGACGACCGCACCCTGACCGAGATAGGCCGTATGGTGGGGGTCCATGAATCCACGATCAGCAGGAGGCTGGAAAAGCTGCTTAAAAGCTTGAGAAAACAGGTCCTGGCGGGCCTGGTTTCAAGAGGCATGAATCGGGCGCAGGCGGAAGAGACGCTGGAAGCCGATGTGCGTTATTTACAGGTGGATGTGACCAGAAAGCTGCAAGAAAATCGTCCTGCTGCGTTCCAACAGGATAAGGGATCAGATTAGCAATGCCAGAATTACCAAACTTATTGCGCCAGAGGCTCGCCGCGACTGAGACCGGCGAAACCCAGGCGCATCCCGACGCCGATACGCTCACCGCTTACATGGAGCATTCTTTGCCTGCGGCGGAGAGCAAAACCGTGGTTGCGCACCTTGCCGTGTGCGAGCCCTGCCGTGAAGTTGTGGTGCTGAGCCAGGCGGCGATGGCGCAGCCGGAGACGCAAACCGTGCTTGCGCCAGCCCCGGTGGCACGCTGGCGACGGCTGTTTACCCCTGTTTTTGGAGCGGCTGCCGCAGTGGCTGCCATGGCAGTGATCGCCGTTATGGTGCTTCATCTGCCACAGAAAAATCCGCAGCCGGGTTCAACTGGCGCGACGACGAACAGTGCGGTGGCGAATCGTCCGGCTCCGCAATCGGCACAGGAAACGCAACAAGAGAAAACAGCTTCCGCGGGAGATCAAGCTGTACCTGCAGAACCGAAAGCAGCCGCGCCGATACAGCAAGCGGAAGTGCAAGTGATTCAAGCCCGGAATGATTTGTCTGCATCGGCCAAAGAAACCGAAGCAAGGCTTGAGGATTCCGGAAGAGCCAGAGTAGCTAAAAAGTTGCCATCCGCTGCGCCTATGACTGATGCGGCGATGCAGCCCGCGAAAGTGCCCGTGCTTACAGCCTCGCTGGCAAAGAAAGATTACGTCAACACCAATTTCTTTAACGCAAATGGCGCTGACAAAATTGTGGTGGATAGCCAGGGCAACAATTTGCCTCCGGCTCCGCAGCCGCAACCTGGGGCCACCACTGCGCCCTTTACCACGGCGAACAACAAAATCACAATCTTTGCTGACTTGCCTGCGAATGCTGCCGGCAATTCGAATGTGCGCCTGCTGACGCCCACGCCTTCACAGGAACATTTAGGTTGCACCGTCTGCAAGATCGTACAATCCACGGCGCATACGCTGGGGTTCCATTCACCAGCCAGGGCTCCGGCTCTGCGCGCGGGCGCGCTCGGCAACAGTGCTCTGGGCGGTCCGGGGATGTTCAGCGGCGCGATAGAGAAGAACCAGCCCTCTGAAATTTCCGCGGCGCCAGCAACGGCGGAATCCGATAGTCTGACGGCTTCCAGTTCGCTCAGCGCCGGAGCAATGGCTTATCGATCTGTCGATTCCGCAACGCCAACGTGGAAAATAGTGAGCGGGAAGCTGATGAAATCCAGCGGCCAGTCCCAGTGGGAAGACGCTTACCCCATCGCCAGCAGCGCGATGGAGTTTTCTGTTGTGAACGCGCGCGGGAATGACGTGTGGGCCGGAGGAAGCCATGCTTCACTGATCCATTCACGCGATGGCGGCCAGACCTGGGAAACGATCAAACTGGGCGACAATGCCAGCGGCACGATCGTGAGCATTATCGCCGGAACCATGAGCGTGCAGGTGAAAACCTCTGACAACCAGAGCTGGGCCAGCACCGATGGCGGCAAGAGCTGGAGCCCGCGCGAGTAGAGATGGCAGGAGCCGGCTGTCAGGGTATGATCACCAATCGACGGCCTGGCTCGTTGCGCTGCCAGGCGTTCTCGATATCCGCGAGCGGGACCCTTTCCGTGTCAATCTTTAGATCGTCTTTGGCGGCGTGCGCCATCACGCGCTGAAAGGCTTCGACCAGAACGTCGCGAGGCGGAATACCCGCAGTACCCAGAATTGTGAGTGCCGTACTACGCAGCACGGCTGCTGGAAGCGTGATTGTCGGCGCAGCGCTCTCACCAACCTGGACAAAGCGGGTCTCGGATTGGATAGCTATAAATTCTCTTCGTGTTATCGCCGCGAGAAAAGCCTGCGCAGGGTGTCCCCACACGTAATCGATCACCACCTGAAATCCAGACTGACCGGCTTCCCGCACAAATGCCTCGCTGAGTTCAGTCTCCGGCAGAGCGAGGGAAATGGTGGCGTCGGCGCCGAGATCGTGAAGCGTGTTCAATGCCTGTTGATTGCGGCCTGCGGCAACGACCCGAGCGGCCCCAAGAAGCTTCGCGATCTTTACCGCCAACTTGCCGGTCACTCCGGTTGCCCCAAGGATGAGAACGTTTTCACCGCGCACCAACTTGGCACGGTAGGCCAGTGAAAGCCAGGCTGAGATACCTGGGTTGGGCAGGGCAGCGGCAGTTTCGTCATTCACGTTTTCCGGGATGGGAAAGGTGAATGCGCGCGGCACAACCGTACGCTGTGCCATGGCGCCATGGGGTGGTCGAGGACCACCAAAGAAGACCCGTTGCCCGTCGTCCAGATGCCCGACTCCATCCGAGCCGCAGACGCGCGGTAACTCGCCGCGGCTCGCATAATGCGATCCGCTGGCTAGTTGCTTGTCAATCGGCTTTAGCGATGCGGCGTGAACATGGACAATCACTTCGGCATCTTTGTCGCCAATCGTCGGTTCTGGGAATTCTTCGTATCGAGGCACGGCTCCAATCGTGTGCAAGACGGCAGCATGCATGCGAGTTCCTCTTTGACTTTTTATTCCACAGATTTTACCGGCTGGCTGCCGCACAGTCCTTGACGTATAACGGGCAACCTGGAAGTAACTGTTCCAAACAGGCCATTACAATCAGAACGGGATTGTGAGTGAGTGGCGATTTTTTGACCAGTTACGCCGCCGCATAAGGATAGACGACGTGCTTTTCAAACAGTTTCTTCAGCTCCGTCGCGCGAAAAATGCCAGATCTGACTGAGAATGTTTTAAGTAAGGTGTCAGGAATCCTTGCCAGCGCCTTACCACGCTCGCCCCAGGCCAGTAGCACGATCGTCCCATCGCTTGCGATCCCGAGGCGGAATTCCATCGCACCATTTTCAAACTTCACATGGTAAATGTCCGAGCCGCCCTGGCTCACGCCCTTAAACACCATGGACTTGAACGCTCCCAGCGGCTCCAGGTCATCCTGAAGGTTTGGCAGGTCCTGACGAACCATTTCGGCGAGTGACGGCAGCATCCGGTCATACTGCGGTTTGCCATGACGCGCGTCGTCAACAAACTGCCGCACCAGAGGCTCAGTTCTCGGGTCCTGTTTCTGCTCCTTAAACCTCAGCGGCCCGGCCTTCTGCTGTTCTACCACCAGCTTTGTCTCGCGCTCGCTCAATTGTGGGCTCGGGGCCCACTGGGGAGGGCCGCCCTGGCGCAACGACAACTTGTATGTTTGGCCATTCGCGTCCGCGATGAAAGTAAGCTGCGCGTCAGGCGCGTCATCCACTTTCATGAAGAATTCGTGGTCGCTCTGGGGGAAGATCTCATACGGCTTCTGTCCTGTGATTTGAGCGTAATAATGGTCACCTTGCCGGGACACAGTCGAGTATTGGCGGCCGATCACATATGCGCCCACATATCGGTCGAAGACTCGTGAATCTATCTTCACAACAGTTGGTTCATTTTTCACTTGAGCCGGCAGCAGGAATGAAGTGAAAGAGACGGCGGCAACGCAAACAACAGCAGAACGCAAAAAAGACATCACGAAACTCCTTTCAATCCAGCCGGTGATAGCAAACTGGCGGTCAGGCTAATACGCCTCAGTATTTGGACTTCTTAGGAACGAGAAGCCGTTCGTTTTCATGCGGCAAAATTGGGCCAACGGCTTAATTGGACGTTCTCATGACGTTAAATCCGTGCCATAGCATCCACCAGCACAAACTTCAAGCCAGACGATTATTGTCGATAACAGGCGTTTGCACTTATGACGGCTGCGCCACAAAAGCCATTGATGATCGGAAGCCGAGGGCTAAAGGCCAAAAGCTAACCGGCTATAGGTACCTCTCGCTGCGCTCGAGGTTTCAGAAAAATAACTCAACGGGAAAAACTACAGCACTATCTCCATACCTTCAGACGCTGCCCTCACCTTAGGGTAGTACTCGCGCGCCTGCTTAACCACGGCGTCAATGCAGGAGTCGGAATGGTCAGGGTCGTGATGGAAGAGAATGAGTTCCTTCGCGCCGCTTTCCATCACAACGTTGATAGCTTCACGCCAGTGGCTGTGTCCCCAGCCCTGTTTGCGGGCAGCGTATTCTTCCGGGAGATATTGCGCGTCGTAAATGAGCACATCAGCGCCTTCAGCCAGCTTGCGGACGCTTTTATCAAACACCGGATCGCCGGGCTCGTTGTCCGTGGCGTAAACAATGGTCTTGCCCTGCGTTTCCATGCGGAAGCCCAGGCAGCCCTGCGGATGATTGAGCCACATGGCCTGCACAGTGCAACCTTCAAGCTGCGTGCGGCCTTCGTCGATAGTGCAGAACTTGCGGTGCGCGGCCATGTCACTCATGTTCACGGGGAAATATGGGTCGGCCATTTGTTCTTCAAGCGCCTGTTGCAGCCCGCGCGTGCGGCTGGATGAGTGGAAAACAAAAGAGCTCTCGCGGTCGTTATACAGCGGCGAGAAAAACGGGATGCCCTGGATGTGGTCCCAGTGAAAGTGCGAAAGAAAAATATGCGCGTTGATGGGATGGCCATTCCGTTCCTGGGAAAGCTGTTTGCCCAGGTTGCGGAATCCGGTGCCGCAGTCGAAAACGTAAATGTGCCCATTGACGCGGACTTCAACACACGAAGTATTGCCGCCGTAACGCAGGTTTTCTGATTGAGGCGTGGGCGTTGAGCCGCGCACACCCCAGAATCTGACTAGCATCGTCTTCACCTGTGGCGCCGGAGCTTGATGAGGCGCCTCTTCTGCCATCGGTTCGGTCCCGCGAAACTCCAAGGGGGCACAACAGTTCGTGCGGGAAATGCTCTGCTTTCTTCTATTTGACGCAAAGTATAGTCCATTGGCATTCCTGAAACCACTAGCTTTGGCGTTCCAGCGTAATCAAATGTGTACTTTGGATGAATATGAGGTACGTGTACTTTCGTGCTGTGTAGCTTAATCAGAATTTAAGAATCGGCTAAGATAGGCCTCCTGATGCTTTTCCCCGATTACAAAGAGTTTTCCCGGCTGGCCGCAACGGCATCACTGGTTCCGGTGGCCAAGACCGTTGCTGCCGACTTGCGCACGCCTGTGTCAGCCTTCCTGAGCGTGGCCGCCGACGAGCCAAACGCGTTTCTGCTGGAGTCGGTGGAAGGCGGCGAAAAGATTGGCCGATACACCTTTCTGGGCGCGCGACCTTACATGGTTCTGCGAGCGCGCGGCCGCCAGATAACGATTGAGCGCAGCGGCAAAAAGACGCAGCAGGAAGGCGACGTCTTCAAGGTCCTTGACGGCCTCTTGAGCGAGCATACTCCCGCGGCGGTCCCCGGACTTCCGCCGTTTACCGCGGGCGCTGTCGGCTTCTTTGCCCATGATGCAGTGCGCCAAATTGAAAAGCTCCCTGTCATAGCCAAAGACGATCTCCAAATTCCCGACTGCAACCTGATGTTCTTCGATCGGCTGCTGGCGTTCGATCACGTGCGGCATGAGATTTTCATCATCGCCACCGCCGACGTCCGCCGCCAATCTCCCAAACAGGCATACGCGCAGGCGCTGCGCGATATCGCCAGGATTGAAAAGAAGCTGGCTGCGCCGTTGCCGGCAAAATTCCTTCGCGCGCCCAAGCCAAAAGCCGGCAAGGTGAAGGTTGCGATATCGGTAAGCAAAAAGCATTTCATCAGCACTGTGGAAAAAATCAAGGAATACATCATGGCCGGCGACGTCTTTCAGGCCGTGCCATCTTTGCGGCTTGAGCTTGAGCCCGGCGTTGAGCCGCTGAACATTTACCGGGCACTGCGGCGCGTGAATCCATCGCCGTATATGTATTTCCTCCGCATGCAGGAGATGACCGTTCTGGGCTCGTCGCCGGAAATGCTGGTCCGTGTGACCGGACGCAAACTTGAGTATCGGCCCATTGCAGGCACGCGCAAGCGCGGCCGTGATGAAGCCGAAGACCGTCGCCTGGAAGAAGAGCTGCTCCACGACGAAAAAGAGCGCGCGGAACACGTCATGCTCGTCGACCTGGGCCGCAATGACGTTGGCCGCGTCAGCGACTACGGTACCGTCCGCGTCCGTGATCTGATGTTCGTGGAGCGCTACTCGCACGTCATGCATCTGGTCTCCGCCGTTGAAGGCACCCTCCGCGCCGACCTCACTCCCATCGCCGCGCTGTCATCGTGTTTTCCCGCGGGCACTCTCACCGGCGCGCCCAAAGTCCGGGCCATGGAGATCATTGAGGAAGTCGAGCCCGTCCGCCGCGGCATTTACGGCGGCTCCGTTCTCTATGCCGACTTCGCCGGCAATCTCGACTCCTGCATCGCCATCCGCACCATGCTGGTGAAAGGCAAGAAGGCTTACGTGCAGGCCGGCGCCGGCATCGTGGCTGACTCAGTCCCTGAAAGCGAGTATCAGGAATGTCTGAACAAGGCCCAGGCCCTGGTCCGGGCGGTGGAGTTGGCAAGGTCAGGGGAATAGGAGAATGCGACTTCAAGAATTATCTATCCAAGAACACATTTCTATGGCACTCTACGCCTAACGCCCAACGCTAATCACTCGCAAGTCAGGTTCGCTTTGTCAGGTACACCATATACATGAGTTTCAGTTCTACTGGTTCCACCAAGCCAATGCTGTCTCTTGAGAGATTGCAGGAGCTTT
The genomic region above belongs to Terriglobia bacterium and contains:
- a CDS encoding undecaprenyl-diphosphate phosphatase — protein: MHDYLLSLFLGIVEGLTEFLPVSSTAHLRITEALLHIHLDDPFWKMYSIVIQLGAILCLPIYFRARIARFLSTFPRGERQDRTALTHPLSLVMIAFICTAVPSLLLTKLIGKHLESLTVMGVSLLVGGVIMWIVDAYFGSPRTVGRHMTERTEDVSLVQAIWIGICQVASAVFPGTSRSMSTIAAGQVAGMSRTAALEFSFFLSMPTMIAATGYDLLKTFHPKHGAEALGRMPADGHEWTVLVIGFVVSFIVALAVVAWFMNWVRQRGFTPFAIYRIVVGIAVLVWVMRG
- a CDS encoding sigma-70 family RNA polymerase sigma factor, coding for MSSGPRPAEANALSLRILFEKSGGERYGLTLQAFGVVLEQVAVKYVPQASAQQKLEFWRDLKLEELALARACAAGHDAAWQAFLTRFREKLYDIARGITKEDSSARDLADSLYADLYGTSEKEGRRVSRLNFYMGRGSLEGWLRTVLAQEFVNRYRKTKRLVSLEEQAEEGVQFSASPSSVPVSPLDSRLGAALDEALGLLSGEDRLVLASYYLDDRTLTEIGRMVGVHESTISRRLEKLLKSLRKQVLAGLVSRGMNRAQAEETLEADVRYLQVDVTRKLQENRPAAFQQDKGSD
- a CDS encoding zinc-binding alcohol dehydrogenase family protein, which produces MHAAVLHTIGAVPRYEEFPEPTIGDKDAEVIVHVHAASLKPIDKQLASGSHYASRGELPRVCGSDGVGHLDDGQRVFFGGPRPPHGAMAQRTVVPRAFTFPIPENVNDETAAALPNPGISAWLSLAYRAKLVRGENVLILGATGVTGKLAVKIAKLLGAARVVAAGRNQQALNTLHDLGADATISLALPETELSEAFVREAGQSGFQVVIDYVWGHPAQAFLAAITRREFIAIQSETRFVQVGESAAPTITLPAAVLRSTALTILGTAGIPPRDVLVEAFQRVMAHAAKDDLKIDTERVPLADIENAWQRNEPGRRLVIIP
- a CDS encoding DUF3471 domain-containing protein, translated to MSFLRSAVVCVAAVSFTSFLLPAQVKNEPTVVKIDSRVFDRYVGAYVIGRQYSTVSRQGDHYYAQITGQKPYEIFPQSDHEFFMKVDDAPDAQLTFIADANGQTYKLSLRQGGPPQWAPSPQLSERETKLVVEQQKAGPLRFKEQKQDPRTEPLVRQFVDDARHGKPQYDRMLPSLAEMVRQDLPNLQDDLEPLGAFKSMVFKGVSQGGSDIYHVKFENGAMEFRLGIASDGTIVLLAWGERGKALARIPDTLLKTFSVRSGIFRATELKKLFEKHVVYPYAAA
- a CDS encoding MBL fold metallo-hydrolase, encoding MLVRFWGVRGSTPTPQSENLRYGGNTSCVEVRVNGHIYVFDCGTGFRNLGKQLSQERNGHPINAHIFLSHFHWDHIQGIPFFSPLYNDRESSFVFHSSSRTRGLQQALEEQMADPYFPVNMSDMAAHRKFCTIDEGRTQLEGCTVQAMWLNHPQGCLGFRMETQGKTIVYATDNEPGDPVFDKSVRKLAEGADVLIYDAQYLPEEYAARKQGWGHSHWREAINVVMESGAKELILFHHDPDHSDSCIDAVVKQAREYYPKVRAASEGMEIVL
- the trpE gene encoding anthranilate synthase component I, whose protein sequence is MLFPDYKEFSRLAATASLVPVAKTVAADLRTPVSAFLSVAADEPNAFLLESVEGGEKIGRYTFLGARPYMVLRARGRQITIERSGKKTQQEGDVFKVLDGLLSEHTPAAVPGLPPFTAGAVGFFAHDAVRQIEKLPVIAKDDLQIPDCNLMFFDRLLAFDHVRHEIFIIATADVRRQSPKQAYAQALRDIARIEKKLAAPLPAKFLRAPKPKAGKVKVAISVSKKHFISTVEKIKEYIMAGDVFQAVPSLRLELEPGVEPLNIYRALRRVNPSPYMYFLRMQEMTVLGSSPEMLVRVTGRKLEYRPIAGTRKRGRDEAEDRRLEEELLHDEKERAEHVMLVDLGRNDVGRVSDYGTVRVRDLMFVERYSHVMHLVSAVEGTLRADLTPIAALSSCFPAGTLTGAPKVRAMEIIEEVEPVRRGIYGGSVLYADFAGNLDSCIAIRTMLVKGKKAYVQAGAGIVADSVPESEYQECLNKAQALVRAVELARSGE